In Pantoea agglomerans, the genomic stretch AGCGGGAATTTGGCGACTCCAAATACAGCGTTATGAAGCTGATTAACCTGATGTACGACCTGGTCACCTGCCTGACCACCACGCCGCTGCGTCTGCTGAGCATCGTCGGCAGCCTGATCGCGCTGGCCGGTTTCGCCTTCTCGCTGGTGTTAATGGCGCTGCGCCTGTTCCTCGGTGCCAGCTGGGCGGGCGACGGCGTCTTTGTGCTGTTCGCCATCCTGTTTATTTTTGTCGGCGCGCAGTTTATCGGCATGGGCCTGCTTGGCGAATATATCGGCCGTATCTACAACGACGTGCGCGCGCGGCCTCGCTACTTTATCCAGCGTGTCATCCACCCCCAGCAAAAAGCCTCTTCTGTACAGGAATCTGAGCAATGAAAACCATCGTCTTCGCCTACGCCGAAATGGGCTGTACGGGCATCAGCGCGCTGCTGAACGCCGGTTATGAAATCAGCGCCATCTTCACCCATGCCGATACCTCGCCGGAGAGCCACGCCTTTCCTTCCGTGGCGCGTCTGGCGGCGGAGCAGGGCATTCCGGTATACGCGCCGGAGGATGCCAGTCATCCGCTGTGGGTCGATCGCATCAAAGCGATGCAGCCGGACATTATCTTCTCTTTCTACTACCGCGCGCTGCTGAGCGATAACATTTTGCGCAGCGCCCGCCTCGGTGCTTTTAATCTGCACGGTTCGCTGCTGCCGAAATACCGTGGCCGCGCGCCGCTCAACTGGGTGCTGGTCAACGGCGAAACAGAGACCGGCGTGACGCTGCACCGCATGGTGAAGCGCGCCGACGCCGGCGATATCGTGGCGCAGCAGCGCGTGGCGATCGATGCCCAGGATAACGCGCTGACGCTGCACCGCAAGCTGGTTGCCTGCGCAGCCGAACTGCTGGAGGGCACGCTGCCGGCGATGAAGCGCGGCGAGATCGCCGCTCGGCCGCAGAACAACAGCGAAGCAACCACGGTCGGCCGCCGCACGCCGGAGGATGGGCGCATCAACTGGGAATGGCCGGCGCAGCGGGTGAACAATCTGGTGCGCGCCGTTACCGATCCCTGGCCAGGGGCCTTTGCCTGGGCCGGAACGCTCAAGTTCGTGGTATGGAAAGGGCGCGTACACGCGGACGCGCCGCAGGCGAAGCCCGGTACGGTGCTGTCGGTCGATCCCTTTCTGATCGCCTGCGGCGAAGGGGCGCTGGAGGTGCTGACCGGCCAGAGCGATAACGGCGTCTATATGAACGGCAGCCAGCTGGCGCAAAGCCTGGGCATGGTGCCGGGCGCGCTGCTCTATTCGCAGCCGGTCGCGGCGGTAAAGCGCCGCACCCGCGTGCTGATCCTCGGCGTTAACGGCTTTATCGGCAACCACCTGACCGAGCGGCTGCTGCAGGATGATAACTTTGAGGTCTACGGGCTGGATATCGGCTCCGACGCCATCAGCCGCTTTCTCGCCCAGCCGCGTTTCCACTTTGTCGAAGGCGATATCAGCATTCACTCCGAGTGGATTGAATATCACATCAAGAAGTGCGACGTCGTGCTGCCGCTGGTGGCGATCGC encodes the following:
- the arnA gene encoding bifunctional UDP-4-amino-4-deoxy-L-arabinose formyltransferase/UDP-glucuronic acid oxidase ArnA translates to MKTIVFAYAEMGCTGISALLNAGYEISAIFTHADTSPESHAFPSVARLAAEQGIPVYAPEDASHPLWVDRIKAMQPDIIFSFYYRALLSDNILRSARLGAFNLHGSLLPKYRGRAPLNWVLVNGETETGVTLHRMVKRADAGDIVAQQRVAIDAQDNALTLHRKLVACAAELLEGTLPAMKRGEIAARPQNNSEATTVGRRTPEDGRINWEWPAQRVNNLVRAVTDPWPGAFAWAGTLKFVVWKGRVHADAPQAKPGTVLSVDPFLIACGEGALEVLTGQSDNGVYMNGSQLAQSLGMVPGALLYSQPVAAVKRRTRVLILGVNGFIGNHLTERLLQDDNFEVYGLDIGSDAISRFLAQPRFHFVEGDISIHSEWIEYHIKKCDVVLPLVAIATPIEYTRNPLRVFELDFEENLKIIRDCVKYKKRIIFPSTSEVYGMCTDKHFDEDHSSLVVGPINKQRWIYSVSKQLLDRVIWAYGEKEGLRFTLFRPFNWMGPRLDNLNAARIGSSRAITQLILNLVEGSPIKLIDGGAQKRCFTDIRDGIEALFRIIENKNGNCDGQIVNIGNPDNEASIKELAERLLASFERHPLRDRFPPFAGFREVESSSYYGKGYQDVEHRKPAIKNARRLLDWTPTVAMDTTIDNTLDFFLRTVELQEKP